A DNA window from Mastomys coucha isolate ucsf_1 unplaced genomic scaffold, UCSF_Mcou_1 pScaffold21, whole genome shotgun sequence contains the following coding sequences:
- the Vps37c gene encoding vacuolar protein sorting-associated protein 37C isoform X2 translates to MEGLKDKTLQELEEMQNDPEAIARLALESPEVQDLQLEREMALATNRSLAEQNLEFQGPLEISRSNLSDKYQELRKLVERCQEQKTKLEKFSSALQPGTLLDLLQIEGMKIEEESEAMAEKFLEGEVPLETFLESFSSMRTLLHLRRVRVEKLQDVVRRPRALPELAGDAPPKRPPPPRPVPQATPPETEEQPPQPSVVTPYPLPYSPSPGLPVGPTAQGPLQPAPFPVVAQPSSYGGPLGPSYPSPQPGPRAMVGYSWSPQRSGLPQPGYPTAPTSSAGPGYTSVGGRAPGPGYPQQSPYLPSGNKPPYPTQPQLLGFPGQPQPPVPPQPPYPPGATPPYGFHPPGAAWPRY, encoded by the exons GTTCAGGACCTGCAGTTAGAACGAGAGATGGCACTGGCCACCAACCGGAGCCTGGCAGAGCAGAACCTGGAGTTCCAAGGTCCCTTGGAAATCAGCCGCTCTAACCTCTCAGACAAATACCAGGAGCTGCGGAAGCTTGTGGAGCGGTGCCAGGAGCAGAAAACCAAGCTGG AGAAATTTTCCTCAGCACTGCAGCCTGGGACCTTGTTGGACCTTCTGCAGATCGAAGGCATGAAGATCGAGGAGGAGTCTGAG GCCATGGCTGAGAAGTTTCTGGAAGGCGAGGTGCCCTTGGAAACATTCTTAGAGTCCTTTTCTTCCATGAGGACACTGCTGCACCTGCGTCGAGTCCGTGTAGAGAAGCTCCAGGATGTGGTGAGGCGGCCTCGAGCTTTGCCAGAGCTGGCTGGAGATGCCCCTCCAAAGCGCCCGCCACCTCCACGCCCAGTGCCCCAGGCCACACCCCCTGAGACTGAAGAGCAGcctccacaaccatctgtagtgactCCCTACCCTTTGCCCTACAGCCCATCCCCAGGCTTGCCGGTGGGCCCTACAGCCCAGGGGCCCCTGCAGCCAGCCCCCTTCCCTGTGGTAGCCCAGCCTTCCTCCTATGGTGGGCCTCTGGGTCCTTCTTACCCCTCACCTCAACCAGGACCTAGGGCCATGGTGGGTTACTCTTGGTCTCCACAGAGGAGTGGCCTGCCCCAGCCTGGCTATCCTACAGCTCCAACTAGCAGCGCTGGTCCAGGATACACTTCAGTAGGGGGCCGAGCTCCTGGTCCTGGTTATCCTCAACAGTCCCCCTACCTCCCATCAGGAAACAAGCCTCCCTACCCAACACAACCTCAGCTCCTGGGCTTCCCAGGACAGCCCCAGCCTCCAGTGCCCCCTCAACCTCCATACCCTCCTGGGGCAACCCCTCCCTATGGCTTCCACCCTCCAGGAGCTGCTTGGCCTAGGTATTAG
- the Vps37c gene encoding vacuolar protein sorting-associated protein 37C isoform X1: protein MVEKMEGLKDKTLQELEEMQNDPEAIARLALESPEVQDLQLEREMALATNRSLAEQNLEFQGPLEISRSNLSDKYQELRKLVERCQEQKTKLEKFSSALQPGTLLDLLQIEGMKIEEESEAMAEKFLEGEVPLETFLESFSSMRTLLHLRRVRVEKLQDVVRRPRALPELAGDAPPKRPPPPRPVPQATPPETEEQPPQPSVVTPYPLPYSPSPGLPVGPTAQGPLQPAPFPVVAQPSSYGGPLGPSYPSPQPGPRAMVGYSWSPQRSGLPQPGYPTAPTSSAGPGYTSVGGRAPGPGYPQQSPYLPSGNKPPYPTQPQLLGFPGQPQPPVPPQPPYPPGATPPYGFHPPGAAWPRY from the exons GTTCAGGACCTGCAGTTAGAACGAGAGATGGCACTGGCCACCAACCGGAGCCTGGCAGAGCAGAACCTGGAGTTCCAAGGTCCCTTGGAAATCAGCCGCTCTAACCTCTCAGACAAATACCAGGAGCTGCGGAAGCTTGTGGAGCGGTGCCAGGAGCAGAAAACCAAGCTGG AGAAATTTTCCTCAGCACTGCAGCCTGGGACCTTGTTGGACCTTCTGCAGATCGAAGGCATGAAGATCGAGGAGGAGTCTGAG GCCATGGCTGAGAAGTTTCTGGAAGGCGAGGTGCCCTTGGAAACATTCTTAGAGTCCTTTTCTTCCATGAGGACACTGCTGCACCTGCGTCGAGTCCGTGTAGAGAAGCTCCAGGATGTGGTGAGGCGGCCTCGAGCTTTGCCAGAGCTGGCTGGAGATGCCCCTCCAAAGCGCCCGCCACCTCCACGCCCAGTGCCCCAGGCCACACCCCCTGAGACTGAAGAGCAGcctccacaaccatctgtagtgactCCCTACCCTTTGCCCTACAGCCCATCCCCAGGCTTGCCGGTGGGCCCTACAGCCCAGGGGCCCCTGCAGCCAGCCCCCTTCCCTGTGGTAGCCCAGCCTTCCTCCTATGGTGGGCCTCTGGGTCCTTCTTACCCCTCACCTCAACCAGGACCTAGGGCCATGGTGGGTTACTCTTGGTCTCCACAGAGGAGTGGCCTGCCCCAGCCTGGCTATCCTACAGCTCCAACTAGCAGCGCTGGTCCAGGATACACTTCAGTAGGGGGCCGAGCTCCTGGTCCTGGTTATCCTCAACAGTCCCCCTACCTCCCATCAGGAAACAAGCCTCCCTACCCAACACAACCTCAGCTCCTGGGCTTCCCAGGACAGCCCCAGCCTCCAGTGCCCCCTCAACCTCCATACCCTCCTGGGGCAACCCCTCCCTATGGCTTCCACCCTCCAGGAGCTGCTTGGCCTAGGTATTAG
- the Cd5 gene encoding T-cell surface glycoprotein CD5 isoform X1 has product MDSHEVLLATTYLLGTLAAFCLGQSGRNDPGVLVMLSGSNSKCQGQLKVQMENRWRTVCSSSWSLNQDHERNAHQASAVCQQLGCGHPLALGPFSSLNRPQNQIFCQGSPLSFSNCNTSSQAQCLPLSLICLEPQRTMPPPTTTPPTTMPEPTAPPRLQLVPGHKGLRCTGVVEFYNGSWGGTILYKAKDRPLGLGNLICKSLQCGSFLAHLSRTEAAGTPAPAELRDSRPLPIRWEAQNGSCASLQQCFQKTTTQEDGQALTVICSDFQPKVQSRLVGGSSVCEGIAEVRQRSQWAALCDSSVAKGRGRWEELCQEQQCGNLISFHAMDADKTSPGLLCTEEKLSQCYHLQEKPHCKRVFVTCKDPNPVGLAPGTVASIILTLVLLVVLLVMCGPLVYKKLVKKFRQKKQRQWIGPTGVNQNMSFHRSHTATVRSQVENPTASHVDNEYSQPPRNSHLSAYPALEGALHRSSTQPDNSSDSDYDLQVAQRL; this is encoded by the exons ATGGACTCTCACGAAGTGTTGCTGGCTACTACATACCTGCTGGGAACCCTGG CCGCTTTCTGCCTTGGACAGTCTGGAAGGAATGACCCAG GTGTCCTGGTGATGCTAAGTGGCTCCAACTCCAAGTGTCAGGGTCAACTGAAGGTCCAGATGGAAAACCGGTGGAGAACGGTGTGCAGTTCCAGTTGGAGTTTGAACCAGGACCATGAGAGAAATGCCCATCAGGCCTCTGCAGTGTGCCAGCAGCTAGGATGTGGTCACCCCTTGGCCCTTGGCCCCTTCTCTTCATTGAACAGACCCCAGAACCAGATCTTCTGCCAAGGATCCCCGTTGTCTTTCTCCAACTGCAACACAAGTTCACAAGCCCAGTGCCTTCCGCTGAGCCTGATCTGCCTAG AGCCCCAGAGGACGATGCCTCCACCCACAACCACTCCACCCACCACCATGCCGGAGCCCACAG ctcctcccagactGCAGCTGGTGCCAGGACACAAGGGCCTGAGGTGCACAGGTGTGGTGGAATTCTACAATGGCAGCTGGGGTGGCACCATCCTCTACAAGGCCAAGGACAGGCCCCTGGGCCTGGGGAACCTCATCTGTAAGTCTCTGCAGTGTGGATCCTTCTTGGCACATCTGTCCAGGACGGAGGCAGCAGGAACACCAGCTCCTGCAGAGCTGAGGGACTCCAGGCCCCTGCCAATCCGATGGGAGGCCCAGAATGGGAGCTGTGCCTCACTACAGCAGTGTTTCCAGAAAACAACAACCCAGGAGGATGGCCAGGCGCTCACCGTCATCTGCTCTG ATTTCCAGCCCAAGGTTCAGAGCCGCCTGGTCGGGGGCAGCAGTGTGTGTGAGGGCATCGCTGAAGTGCGGCAGAGATCACAGTGGGCGGCCCTGTGTGACAGTTCTGTAGCCAAGGGTCGGGGACGATGGGAAGAGCTATGTCAGGAGCAGCAGTGTGGCAACCTCATCTCCTTCCATGCGATGGATGCTGACAAGACCTCCCCCGGGCTCCTCTGTACCGAGGAGAAGCTGTCTCAGTGTTACCATCTTCAGGAAAAACCCCACTGCAAGAGGGTATTCGTCACAT GCAAAGACCCAAACCCAGTGGGCCTGGCCCCAGGCACTGTGGCAAGCATCATTCTGACCCTTGTACTCCTGGTGGTGCTGCTGGTCATGTGTGGTCCTCTGGTCTACAAGAAGCTGGTGAAGAAAT TTCGTCAGAAGAAGCAGCGTCAGTGGATTGGTCCCACAGGAGTGAACCAGAACA TGTCTTTCCATCGAAGTCACACAGCAACTGTACGGTCCCAGGTTGAGAACCCAACAGCCTCTCATGTGGACAATGAATACAGCCAGCCTCCCAGGAACTCTCACCTGTCTGCTTATCCAG CTCTGGAAGGGGCCCTACACCGCTCTTCCACACAACCCGACAACTCCTCTGACAGTGACTATGACCTGCAAGTGGCTCAGAGACTGTAA
- the Cd5 gene encoding T-cell surface glycoprotein CD5 isoform X2 has translation MDSHEVLLATTYLLGTLAAFCLGQSGRNDPGVLVMLSGSNSKCQGQLKVQMENRWRTVCSSSWSLNQDHERNAHQASAVCQQLGCGHPLALGPFSSLNRPQNQIFCQGSPLSFSNCNTSSQAQCLPLSLICLEPQRTMPPPTTTPPTTMPEPTAPPRLQLVPGHKGLRCTGVVEFYNGSWGGTILYKAKDRPLPIRWEAQNGSCASLQQCFQKTTTQEDGQALTVICSDFQPKVQSRLVGGSSVCEGIAEVRQRSQWAALCDSSVAKGRGRWEELCQEQQCGNLISFHAMDADKTSPGLLCTEEKLSQCYHLQEKPHCKRVFVTCKDPNPVGLAPGTVASIILTLVLLVVLLVMCGPLVYKKLVKKFRQKKQRQWIGPTGVNQNMSFHRSHTATVRSQVENPTASHVDNEYSQPPRNSHLSAYPALEGALHRSSTQPDNSSDSDYDLQVAQRL, from the exons ATGGACTCTCACGAAGTGTTGCTGGCTACTACATACCTGCTGGGAACCCTGG CCGCTTTCTGCCTTGGACAGTCTGGAAGGAATGACCCAG GTGTCCTGGTGATGCTAAGTGGCTCCAACTCCAAGTGTCAGGGTCAACTGAAGGTCCAGATGGAAAACCGGTGGAGAACGGTGTGCAGTTCCAGTTGGAGTTTGAACCAGGACCATGAGAGAAATGCCCATCAGGCCTCTGCAGTGTGCCAGCAGCTAGGATGTGGTCACCCCTTGGCCCTTGGCCCCTTCTCTTCATTGAACAGACCCCAGAACCAGATCTTCTGCCAAGGATCCCCGTTGTCTTTCTCCAACTGCAACACAAGTTCACAAGCCCAGTGCCTTCCGCTGAGCCTGATCTGCCTAG AGCCCCAGAGGACGATGCCTCCACCCACAACCACTCCACCCACCACCATGCCGGAGCCCACAG ctcctcccagactGCAGCTGGTGCCAGGACACAAGGGCCTGAGGTGCACAGGTGTGGTGGAATTCTACAATGGCAGCTGGGGTGGCACCATCCTCTACAAGGCCAAGGACAG GCCCCTGCCAATCCGATGGGAGGCCCAGAATGGGAGCTGTGCCTCACTACAGCAGTGTTTCCAGAAAACAACAACCCAGGAGGATGGCCAGGCGCTCACCGTCATCTGCTCTG ATTTCCAGCCCAAGGTTCAGAGCCGCCTGGTCGGGGGCAGCAGTGTGTGTGAGGGCATCGCTGAAGTGCGGCAGAGATCACAGTGGGCGGCCCTGTGTGACAGTTCTGTAGCCAAGGGTCGGGGACGATGGGAAGAGCTATGTCAGGAGCAGCAGTGTGGCAACCTCATCTCCTTCCATGCGATGGATGCTGACAAGACCTCCCCCGGGCTCCTCTGTACCGAGGAGAAGCTGTCTCAGTGTTACCATCTTCAGGAAAAACCCCACTGCAAGAGGGTATTCGTCACAT GCAAAGACCCAAACCCAGTGGGCCTGGCCCCAGGCACTGTGGCAAGCATCATTCTGACCCTTGTACTCCTGGTGGTGCTGCTGGTCATGTGTGGTCCTCTGGTCTACAAGAAGCTGGTGAAGAAAT TTCGTCAGAAGAAGCAGCGTCAGTGGATTGGTCCCACAGGAGTGAACCAGAACA TGTCTTTCCATCGAAGTCACACAGCAACTGTACGGTCCCAGGTTGAGAACCCAACAGCCTCTCATGTGGACAATGAATACAGCCAGCCTCCCAGGAACTCTCACCTGTCTGCTTATCCAG CTCTGGAAGGGGCCCTACACCGCTCTTCCACACAACCCGACAACTCCTCTGACAGTGACTATGACCTGCAAGTGGCTCAGAGACTGTAA